One window from the genome of uncultured Tateyamaria sp. encodes:
- a CDS encoding TetR/AcrR family transcriptional regulator: MARTTGSHSDITGPRVRDAALRLFARHGYAAVSMRQIASEVGVQAGALYNYTPDKQTLLFVLMRDHMVELLGATPGSADAPHLDRLEAFVRFHIGFHHARPDAVFIAYMELRNLAPDNFAEIEALRGRYEAVLEGILRDGAAAGVFDVADPKIVTLAIIAMLTGVTTWFRDEGRLTLTDVQDQYWAMVRKAVVA; the protein is encoded by the coding sequence ATGGCCCGCACCACAGGTTCCCATTCCGACATCACCGGCCCGCGTGTGCGCGATGCGGCACTGCGATTGTTTGCCCGCCACGGCTATGCCGCTGTTTCCATGCGCCAAATCGCGTCCGAGGTGGGTGTGCAGGCCGGGGCGCTGTATAATTACACGCCTGACAAGCAGACGCTGCTGTTCGTATTGATGCGCGATCACATGGTCGAACTGCTGGGCGCCACGCCCGGCTCTGCCGATGCCCCGCATCTGGACCGGCTCGAGGCTTTTGTGCGGTTTCACATCGGTTTTCACCACGCGCGCCCCGACGCGGTGTTCATCGCCTACATGGAATTGCGCAACCTCGCGCCCGACAACTTTGCTGAGATCGAGGCCTTGCGTGGCCGTTACGAGGCCGTGCTTGAAGGCATATTGAGGGACGGTGCGGCGGCGGGCGTTTTCGATGTCGCCGATCCCAAGATCGTGACGCTTGCGATCATCGCGATGCTGACAGGGGTCACCACCTGGTTCCGGGACGAAGGGCGCCTGACCCTGACCGATGTGCAGGACCAGTATTGGGCGATGGTGCGCAAGGCGGTTGTGGCCTGA
- a CDS encoding lectin MOA-related protein, producing MTRRIDKPDLEQGFRSQFATTDPQAQTRPIVLASDMAFELPSRALFDKAYAFVKASIPHEETYAGIDHFDCDDFSYIFKGLLSKWYQENRPHDYPLAVGICWGLFPGFGQDLVHSMNWVILDDGVLHWIEPQFVLSRDPSEAMRQSNKARDRLNLAMV from the coding sequence ATGACGCGTCGCATTGACAAACCCGACCTGGAACAGGGGTTCCGGTCGCAATTCGCCACGACCGACCCGCAGGCGCAAACGCGCCCCATCGTGCTTGCGTCGGACATGGCGTTTGAACTGCCCAGTCGCGCGCTCTTCGACAAGGCCTATGCCTTCGTCAAGGCCAGCATCCCGCACGAGGAGACCTATGCCGGGATCGATCATTTCGACTGCGATGACTTCTCCTACATATTCAAGGGCCTGCTGTCGAAATGGTATCAAGAGAACCGGCCGCATGACTATCCGCTGGCGGTGGGCATCTGCTGGGGCCTGTTTCCCGGATTCGGTCAGGATCTGGTGCATTCCATGAATTGGGTGATCCTGGATGACGGTGTGCTGCACTGGATCGAGCCGCAATTCGTGCTGTCCCGCGATCCGTCCGAAGCGATGCGTCAAAGCAACAAGGCGCGCGACCGGCTGAACCTGGCGATGGTCTGA
- the glpX gene encoding class II fructose-bisphosphatase: MTATAQFQDRMLSLGLARVSEAAALASARLVGHGDEKAADQAAVNAMREQLNLLDIAGVVVIGEGERDEAPMLYIGEEVGTGNGPGVDIALDPLEGTTLTAKDMPNALTVIAMGPRGSMLHAPDVYMDKLAIGPGYAPDTVTLDMSPSERVQALARAKGCDTSDITVCILERPRHEDAIAAVRSTGASIRLITDGDVAGVMHCADPSTGIDMYMGEGGAPEGVLAAAALKCMGGQIYGRLLFRNDDEKARAAKAGIDDLNRVYTRDEMVTRDVIFAATGVTDGSLLQSVHREPGWLTCETLLMRSKTGSVRRINYRTPTHTV; encoded by the coding sequence ATGACCGCCACAGCACAATTCCAGGACCGCATGCTGTCACTGGGTCTGGCCCGTGTTTCCGAAGCGGCGGCCCTCGCCTCTGCGCGACTGGTCGGGCATGGGGATGAAAAGGCCGCGGATCAGGCCGCCGTCAATGCGATGCGCGAACAGTTGAACCTGCTGGACATCGCGGGCGTGGTCGTGATCGGCGAAGGGGAGCGGGACGAGGCGCCCATGCTCTATATCGGAGAAGAGGTGGGCACCGGGAACGGCCCCGGCGTGGACATCGCACTGGACCCGCTGGAAGGCACGACGCTCACCGCCAAGGATATGCCCAACGCGCTGACCGTTATCGCCATGGGACCGCGCGGCAGCATGCTGCACGCCCCGGACGTCTACATGGACAAGCTGGCCATTGGTCCGGGATACGCGCCGGACACGGTCACATTGGACATGTCCCCCTCTGAACGGGTCCAAGCACTGGCCAGGGCCAAGGGCTGTGATACGTCCGACATCACGGTGTGCATCCTTGAACGTCCGCGGCACGAAGACGCGATAGCGGCGGTGCGCAGCACGGGCGCGTCGATCCGCCTGATCACGGATGGGGATGTGGCCGGCGTGATGCACTGCGCAGACCCAAGCACTGGTATCGACATGTATATGGGCGAAGGTGGCGCGCCCGAAGGTGTGCTGGCCGCCGCCGCGTTGAAATGCATGGGCGGGCAGATCTATGGCCGCCTCCTGTTCCGCAACGACGACGAAAAGGCACGCGCCGCCAAGGCGGGGATCGATGATCTGAACCGCGTGTATACCCGGGACGAGATGGTGACACGGGACGTGATCTTTGCCGCCACCGGCGTAACGGACGGGTCCCTGCTGCAATCCGTGCATCGCGAACCGGGCTGGCTGACCTGTGAAACCCTGCTGATGCGGTCCAAGACCGGATCGGTTCGCCGCATCAATTACCGCACGCCCACGCACACCGTCTGA
- a CDS encoding homoserine dehydrogenase: protein MNAPLRLGIAGLGTVGIGVVKIIRQHAEMLTARTGRKIEISAVSARSRDKDRGVPLAGYGWEDDPVALATRDDVDIFVELMGGTDGPAKASVEAAIAAGKDVVTANKAMLAVHGQALAEAAEAKGVNLRFEAAVAGGIPVIKALTEGLAGNEIRRIVGVMNGSCNYILTRMETAGLSYDEVFAEADGLGYLEADPQLDVGGIDAAHKLAILSSIAFGTQVDFDGIELEGIERVSIEDIRHAADMGYKIKLLGVAQKTGRGLEQRMMPCLVPDTSPFGQLQGGTNMVAIEGHAVEQIVLRGPGAGEGPTASAVMGDVCDMARGMSLPVFGQPATGLDTAPRAASVLPAPYYLRMALVDKPGALAKIATVLGEAGVSIDRMRQYGHSDTTAPVLIVTHTCTRGAVDDAIAAMQGTGVLVSDPVVLRIESI, encoded by the coding sequence ATGAACGCACCGCTTCGGCTTGGCATTGCAGGATTGGGGACGGTTGGCATCGGCGTGGTCAAGATCATTCGTCAACACGCCGAAATGCTGACCGCACGCACCGGGCGCAAGATCGAAATCAGCGCCGTCAGCGCGCGGTCCCGCGACAAGGATCGTGGCGTACCCCTCGCGGGCTATGGTTGGGAGGATGATCCTGTCGCACTTGCCACCCGCGACGACGTGGACATCTTTGTCGAACTGATGGGCGGCACGGACGGGCCCGCCAAGGCGTCGGTCGAAGCGGCAATTGCAGCAGGCAAGGATGTGGTGACGGCCAACAAGGCCATGCTGGCCGTCCATGGCCAGGCCCTGGCCGAGGCCGCCGAAGCCAAAGGCGTCAACCTGCGGTTCGAAGCTGCCGTGGCCGGTGGCATCCCCGTGATCAAGGCCCTGACCGAAGGGTTGGCCGGAAACGAAATCCGGCGCATCGTCGGCGTGATGAACGGATCATGCAACTACATCCTGACGCGGATGGAGACTGCCGGCCTCAGCTATGACGAGGTCTTTGCCGAAGCTGACGGGCTTGGTTATCTTGAGGCCGATCCGCAATTGGACGTCGGTGGCATCGACGCGGCCCATAAACTGGCGATCCTGTCCTCGATCGCCTTTGGCACGCAGGTCGATTTCGACGGGATCGAGCTGGAAGGGATCGAACGGGTCAGCATCGAGGACATCCGCCACGCTGCCGATATGGGCTACAAGATCAAATTGCTGGGCGTGGCGCAGAAAACCGGCCGTGGGCTGGAACAGCGCATGATGCCCTGCCTTGTGCCAGACACGTCGCCCTTCGGGCAATTGCAAGGCGGCACGAACATGGTCGCCATCGAAGGGCATGCCGTGGAACAGATCGTGCTGCGCGGTCCCGGCGCGGGCGAAGGGCCCACAGCCTCTGCCGTGATGGGCGACGTCTGCGACATGGCCCGTGGCATGTCGCTGCCCGTCTTTGGACAACCGGCCACCGGTTTGGACACCGCCCCCCGCGCGGCGTCGGTCTTGCCTGCGCCCTACTACCTGCGCATGGCGCTGGTCGACAAACCCGGCGCGCTTGCGAAAATCGCCACTGTTCTGGGCGAAGCAGGCGTAAGCATCGACCGGATGCGCCAATACGGCCACAGCGACACGACGGCACCGGTGCTGATCGTCACCCATACTTGCACACGCGGGGCCGTAGACGACGCCATCGCCGCCATGCAAGGCACGGGTGTGCTGGTGTCGGACCCGGTCGTGTTGCGCATCGAATCCATCTGA
- a CDS encoding SRPBCC domain-containing protein — translation MTDTTLQKTIFLKAPRQLVWEYLTQPEHLAKWFHAPKTPMAEGQALEMFGTTSGDLLIWGTVVKADAPDYLEYTFTVGPMGDAVSTVKWTLSDVPGGTQLSLVHEGLPQGEAAFSLTLALDKGWDDHLMRLRTDMHGDD, via the coding sequence ATGACCGACACGACCCTGCAAAAGACCATCTTCCTCAAGGCCCCGCGTCAGCTGGTCTGGGAGTACCTGACCCAACCCGAACATCTGGCCAAATGGTTCCACGCCCCCAAGACGCCCATGGCGGAGGGTCAGGCGCTGGAAATGTTCGGCACCACAAGCGGCGACCTTCTGATCTGGGGCACCGTGGTCAAGGCGGATGCCCCGGATTATCTGGAATACACATTCACGGTCGGTCCCATGGGCGATGCTGTCAGCACGGTGAAATGGACGCTGTCCGACGTGCCGGGTGGCACGCAACTGTCCCTTGTTCACGAGGGACTGCCGCAGGGCGAGGCGGCCTTCAGCCTGACGCTCGCGCTTGACAAGGGGTGGGATGATCACCTGATGCGCCTGCGCACCGACATGCATGGGGATGACTGA
- a CDS encoding pirin family protein, protein MSLRPTLETRRAQPTMEGAGVHLHRAFGFQDPTELDPFLLFDDFRNDVPAHFEKGFPWHPHRGIETITYVLEGTVEHSDSLGNSGTLGAGSVQWMTAGSGILHQEMPHGNAKGQMHGFQLWGNLPSSQKMTAPRYQDITGSDIPEIIDDDGTKVRVITGEFWGKTGPVDGIAADPQYLDIAVPAGIKKTFRIDTYRRAFAYVFDGAGAFADASDPAGVLLEKEVAGQEVNIRDLSGDRTLIRFGTGDEVTVQAGPEGIRFLLISGAPIDEPVAWHGPIVMNTQEELMQAMRDLRNGTFIQPAH, encoded by the coding sequence ATGTCCCTCAGACCCACATTGGAAACCCGCCGCGCCCAGCCGACCATGGAGGGCGCAGGCGTTCACTTGCACCGCGCCTTCGGCTTTCAGGACCCGACAGAGCTGGACCCGTTCCTGTTGTTTGATGACTTTCGCAACGACGTGCCCGCGCATTTCGAAAAGGGATTTCCGTGGCACCCGCATCGCGGCATCGAAACGATCACCTATGTGCTGGAAGGCACGGTCGAACACAGCGACAGCCTTGGCAATTCCGGCACTTTGGGTGCCGGGTCGGTCCAGTGGATGACGGCCGGGTCGGGCATTTTGCACCAGGAAATGCCGCACGGCAACGCCAAGGGGCAGATGCACGGCTTTCAATTGTGGGGCAACCTGCCATCAAGCCAGAAGATGACCGCGCCGCGCTACCAGGACATCACGGGATCGGACATTCCCGAAATCATCGACGACGACGGCACCAAGGTGCGCGTGATCACGGGCGAATTCTGGGGCAAGACCGGTCCGGTGGACGGCATTGCCGCCGATCCGCAATACCTGGATATCGCGGTGCCTGCCGGGATCAAGAAGACCTTTCGGATCGACACCTATCGCCGCGCCTTTGCCTATGTGTTTGACGGGGCCGGTGCCTTTGCCGATGCCTCTGATCCCGCGGGTGTCCTGCTGGAAAAAGAGGTTGCGGGCCAAGAGGTCAATATCCGCGATCTGTCCGGCGACCGCACCCTGATCCGGTTCGGCACCGGGGATGAGGTCACGGTTCAGGCCGGGCCCGAGGGCATCCGCTTTCTGCTGATCTCGGGGGCGCCCATTGACGAACCGGTGGCGTGGCACGGTCCCATCGTGATGAACACGCAGGAAGAGTTGATGCAGGCCATGCGCGATCTGCGGAACGGCACCTTCATTCAACCGGCCCATTGA
- the rpoH gene encoding RNA polymerase sigma factor RpoH, producing MANYANLPAPTPEGGLNRYMQEIRKFPLLEPEEEYMLAKAWVEKEDTGAAHKMVTSHLRLAAKIAMGYRGYGLPQAEVISEANVGLMQAVKRFDPEKGFRLATYAMWWIRASIQEYILRSWSLVKLGTTSAQKKLFFNLRKAKAKIGALEEGDLRPENVKQIATDLGVTETEVISMNRRLSGGDASLNATVGSEGEGAMQWQDWLEDEDADQAADYEAKDELEVRREMLAEALGVLNDREKDILTQRRLADAPVTLEDLSTEYGVSRERIRQIEVRAFEKLQKKMREIAKAKGLMATA from the coding sequence ATGGCCAATTATGCAAATCTTCCCGCACCGACACCCGAAGGCGGTCTGAACCGGTACATGCAGGAAATCCGCAAGTTTCCGCTGCTCGAGCCGGAAGAGGAATACATGCTTGCCAAAGCCTGGGTCGAAAAGGAAGACACAGGTGCAGCGCACAAGATGGTCACCAGCCACCTGCGGCTCGCGGCCAAGATCGCCATGGGCTATCGCGGGTATGGCCTGCCCCAGGCCGAAGTCATCTCCGAGGCCAATGTGGGCCTGATGCAAGCCGTCAAGCGCTTTGATCCCGAAAAGGGCTTTCGCCTCGCGACCTATGCGATGTGGTGGATCCGCGCCTCGATCCAGGAATACATCCTGCGATCCTGGAGCCTGGTGAAACTGGGCACCACGTCGGCCCAGAAAAAGCTGTTTTTCAACCTGCGCAAGGCCAAGGCCAAGATCGGCGCACTGGAAGAAGGCGATCTGCGTCCTGAAAATGTCAAACAGATTGCCACCGATCTGGGCGTGACCGAAACCGAAGTGATTTCGATGAACCGTCGGCTGTCGGGCGGCGACGCGTCGCTGAACGCCACCGTCGGGTCCGAAGGTGAAGGGGCCATGCAATGGCAGGACTGGCTCGAGGACGAAGATGCCGATCAGGCCGCCGACTACGAGGCAAAGGACGAATTGGAAGTGCGCCGCGAGATGCTGGCCGAAGCGCTGGGCGTGCTGAATGATCGCGAAAAGGACATCCTGACCCAGCGCCGTCTGGCCGATGCGCCGGTCACCCTTGAGGACCTGTCGACAGAGTACGGTGTCAGCCGCGAACGCATCCGCCAGATCGAGGTGCGGGCATTCGAGAAGCTGCAAAAAAAGATGCGCGAAATCGCCAAGGCCAAGGGGCTGATGGCAACCGCCTGA
- a CDS encoding metalloregulator ArsR/SmtB family transcription factor, which yields MNDRTQNAFRALADPTRRDILTMLKSQEMTIAQVSDRFDMTRAAVKKHLTVLSDGGLITVEPRGRERINRLNPAGLAPVLSWLELFDRFWDDRLSDLKTAIEKDIQ from the coding sequence ATGAACGACCGGACGCAAAACGCCTTTCGCGCGCTGGCCGACCCGACGCGGCGCGACATCCTCACGATGCTCAAGTCGCAGGAGATGACCATCGCGCAAGTGTCCGACAGGTTCGACATGACCCGGGCGGCGGTCAAGAAACACCTGACCGTACTCAGCGACGGCGGATTGATCACGGTCGAACCGCGCGGGCGCGAACGCATCAACCGTCTGAACCCTGCCGGTCTGGCACCGGTCCTGTCGTGGCTCGAACTCTTCGACCGCTTCTGGGATGACCGCCTGTCCGACCTCAAAACCGCCATCGAAAAGGACATCCAATGA
- a CDS encoding DUF6476 family protein — protein sequence MTKDTVVDDMDTPELPANLAFLRRLVTVLTIIMIGGVVTVVALLVIRLNADPAPLPLPDRITLPDGTTATAFTVGSDWYGVVTLDDRILIYDQVTGTLRQTVILD from the coding sequence ATGACAAAGGACACGGTTGTGGACGACATGGACACCCCAGAGCTTCCCGCGAACCTGGCCTTCTTGCGGCGGCTGGTGACGGTGTTGACGATCATCATGATCGGGGGCGTTGTAACGGTGGTCGCGCTGCTTGTCATCCGGCTGAACGCCGACCCGGCCCCGTTGCCCCTGCCCGACCGGATCACCCTGCCGGACGGGACAACCGCCACGGCCTTTACGGTCGGGTCCGACTGGTATGGGGTCGTGACCCTGGATGACCGCATTCTGATCTATGATCAGGTGACAGGCACCCTGCGCCAGACGGTGATATTGGATTAG
- a CDS encoding MmcB family DNA repair protein has product MDIAAHPTDLMPGQMLARGVCRHLASLGLVTVEELVPTRGLRVDVMALGPKGEIWVIECKSSRADFMSDQKWQGYIEWCDRFFWAVDEAFPVDLLPEGTGLLIADAYDGEIIRMAPEHKLAPARRKVMVQKFATHAARRLHAMRDPGAGLGWP; this is encoded by the coding sequence ATGGACATCGCCGCCCATCCAACCGACCTGATGCCCGGCCAAATGCTGGCCCGTGGTGTTTGCCGCCATTTGGCCAGCCTTGGCCTTGTCACGGTCGAAGAACTGGTGCCGACCCGCGGGTTGCGTGTCGATGTGATGGCACTGGGCCCCAAGGGTGAAATCTGGGTGATCGAATGCAAGTCCAGCCGCGCCGATTTTATGTCGGACCAGAAGTGGCAAGGCTATATTGAATGGTGCGACCGGTTTTTCTGGGCCGTAGATGAGGCATTCCCGGTGGATCTGTTGCCCGAGGGCACGGGGCTGTTGATTGCTGATGCCTATGACGGCGAAATCATTCGCATGGCGCCCGAACACAAACTGGCCCCGGCCCGGCGCAAGGTGATGGTGCAGAAATTCGCGACACATGCCGCGCGCCGCCTGCACGCAATGCGTGATCCCGGCGCCGGTCTGGGCTGGCCGTAA
- a CDS encoding GNAT family N-acetyltransferase — protein MSNVTLRPFVPSDTDWLVEAHGVLYAQAEGFDDTFGPLVRSILEAFNAAHDPSCEQGWIAEQDGQRLGSIFCVRHTHDTAKLRLFLLTPEARGKGIGRLLLAECMGFARASGFAGMTLWTHESHRAACALYARTGWDMVASKPVHSFGQDLVEQTWVYRF, from the coding sequence ATGTCAAATGTCACGCTGCGCCCCTTTGTTCCGTCCGACACCGATTGGCTGGTCGAGGCGCACGGCGTGCTGTACGCGCAGGCCGAAGGGTTCGATGACACCTTTGGTCCGCTTGTGCGCTCGATCCTCGAGGCGTTCAACGCCGCGCATGATCCGTCCTGCGAACAGGGCTGGATTGCCGAACAGGACGGTCAGCGGCTTGGGTCCATCTTTTGCGTACGCCACACTCACGACACCGCCAAGCTGCGCCTGTTCCTGTTGACGCCAGAGGCGCGCGGCAAGGGTATCGGGCGGTTGCTGCTGGCCGAATGCATGGGCTTTGCCCGCGCGTCGGGATTTGCCGGCATGACCTTGTGGACCCATGAAAGTCACCGCGCGGCCTGTGCCCTCTATGCCCGCACGGGCTGGGATATGGTGGCGTCCAAGCCGGTCCATTCCTTCGGTCAGGATCTGGTGGAACAGACCTGGGTTTATCGCTTTTGA
- a CDS encoding outer membrane beta-barrel protein — MTSIRHMRRAAICSAALLACAPGLASAQDSYFFAFGGAVLNGDQGASGLISPAPATPPGQNSSVDTDYDTGFQFGLGVGRSFGSLADGVGLRGEIELSYADADADTIAFSGNGPANEINVAGGIQSTTLFANILADFETGGAVTPYVGAGVGIGRFSQDLFYGGGVQVTDSDTAFGAQLIAGVAFEATETVTITADARYRRFFDIESNRFLPSGASSGVVSGDFSAFSINVGARIAF, encoded by the coding sequence ATGACTTCCATTCGACACATGCGCCGCGCCGCGATCTGTTCTGCCGCGCTGCTTGCCTGCGCCCCCGGTCTTGCCAGTGCGCAGGACAGCTATTTCTTTGCATTCGGTGGCGCTGTTCTGAACGGCGACCAGGGCGCGAGCGGCCTGATCTCGCCTGCACCTGCAACACCGCCCGGACAGAATTCGTCGGTCGACACCGACTATGACACCGGCTTCCAGTTCGGGCTTGGTGTCGGGCGCAGCTTTGGCTCTCTGGCCGATGGCGTCGGTTTGCGCGGCGAGATCGAGCTGTCCTATGCCGATGCGGACGCAGACACGATCGCGTTTTCCGGCAATGGTCCGGCCAATGAAATCAACGTGGCCGGAGGTATCCAGTCCACGACGCTGTTTGCCAACATCCTTGCCGATTTCGAAACGGGCGGTGCGGTTACCCCCTATGTCGGCGCGGGCGTCGGGATCGGGCGGTTCTCGCAGGATCTGTTTTACGGCGGCGGCGTGCAGGTGACGGACAGCGACACGGCCTTTGGCGCGCAACTGATCGCGGGTGTCGCATTCGAGGCAACGGAAACGGTCACGATTACGGCCGATGCCCGGTACCGCCGTTTCTTTGACATCGAATCCAACCGGTTTCTCCCGTCGGGCGCATCCTCAGGTGTGGTAAGTGGTGACTTCAGCGCCTTTTCCATCAATGTGGGCGCTCGGATCGCGTTCTGA
- a CDS encoding DUF6324 family protein: MSINKESDIEANLQIGPTDKGMVRIYVEAKGVEIPMDFDPDEAEEIADEIRAAAKAAAALKR, encoded by the coding sequence ATGAGCATCAACAAAGAAAGCGACATCGAAGCCAACCTGCAAATCGGTCCGACCGACAAGGGGATGGTGCGCATTTATGTCGAAGCGAAAGGTGTTGAAATTCCGATGGATTTCGACCCGGACGAAGCCGAGGAAATCGCGGATGAAATCAGGGCGGCAGCCAAAGCCGCGGCAGCCCTGAAACGCTGA
- a CDS encoding RluA family pseudouridine synthase, with protein MSSTTVSFVIAADPPARLDKAIARDVPEGAALSRTRLARLLADGAVTVDGVAATDPKARVTEGAVVEVTVEAAEDSHIGAEDIPLDIVFEDTDLVVVNKPAGMVVHPAPGSPSGTLVNALMHHCGDDLSGVGGMKRPGIVHRIDKDTSGLLVVAKSDAAHHGLAAQFARHSVERYYRALVYGVPDANDPRLRGVRGASFEPGNVLKLTTQLARHRTDRQRQAVLFQGGRHAVTRARRVARYGAPPVLSQVECWLETGRTHQIRVHMAHAGHGLVGDPTYGGKRKLARGALNETAAQAVATFGRQALHAAILGFEHPLSGEMLRFEAPLPADFAHLLSLLGD; from the coding sequence ATGTCGTCCACAACCGTGTCCTTTGTCATCGCAGCCGATCCGCCTGCGCGCCTTGATAAGGCCATCGCGCGCGACGTGCCAGAGGGGGCGGCCCTGTCGCGTACCCGGTTGGCACGGCTGCTGGCGGACGGGGCTGTGACCGTGGACGGTGTGGCCGCGACCGATCCCAAGGCCCGCGTCACCGAAGGTGCGGTTGTCGAAGTCACCGTCGAGGCGGCAGAGGACAGCCATATCGGGGCCGAAGACATCCCGCTGGACATCGTCTTCGAAGACACCGACCTGGTCGTGGTCAACAAGCCCGCGGGCATGGTGGTACACCCGGCACCCGGCTCCCCCTCGGGCACGCTGGTCAATGCGCTCATGCATCACTGTGGCGACGATCTGTCCGGTGTGGGGGGCATGAAACGCCCGGGCATCGTGCACCGGATCGACAAGGACACCAGCGGCCTTCTGGTTGTGGCCAAGTCCGACGCGGCCCATCACGGGCTGGCGGCGCAATTCGCCCGGCACAGTGTCGAACGGTACTACCGCGCGCTGGTTTACGGCGTGCCCGATGCCAATGATCCGCGCCTGCGCGGCGTGCGGGGCGCGTCGTTCGAACCGGGCAACGTGCTGAAACTGACCACACAGCTTGCGCGGCACAGGACCGACCGGCAGCGCCAGGCGGTGTTGTTTCAGGGCGGACGGCACGCGGTGACCCGCGCGCGGCGTGTGGCGCGGTATGGCGCACCGCCGGTGCTGAGCCAGGTCGAATGCTGGCTCGAGACGGGGCGCACACATCAGATCCGGGTACACATGGCGCATGCGGGGCACGGGCTGGTGGGCGATCCGACCTATGGCGGCAAGCGTAAGCTGGCGCGCGGCGCCTTGAACGAGACGGCCGCACAGGCCGTTGCCACGTTTGGCCGACAGGCGCTGCACGCCGCGATCTTGGGGTTCGAGCACCCGCTGTCGGGCGAAATGTTACGGTTCGAAGCACCGCTTCCCGCCGATTTCGCGCACCTTCTTTCGCTTTTGGGCGATTAG